The Tenebrio molitor chromosome 5, icTenMoli1.1, whole genome shotgun sequence genome segment AGCCGTGCACATAAATATTTACTAATATGCCACAACGCATCACGCTACTCAAAACtccaataatttaaaattcgttTCGAAACTAGTTCCTAGACTTGACAGTGTGCTAGTTCAGATCTCGTCGAAGACTGTAATATTTGTGTgcatgattttaaaaaatccgatTCAGTTTGACGTGTGGGTTTCATCAGATTCGTCGATTCTTTTCAAGCTACTCGAAATGTTGATAATGAAATGCCTTCAATGTAACAAACCGAAAATTTGCTTTCGTGTCATTATCGCTTCATTTTCCAACTAGTTGATAGTGGAATTGATGAATACAAGTTCTTACTAAGCTACGAGCACTCTCACAACTACGCAGTTTGATATTAAAAACAAGCAAAATTGCTTTTGTTAGTTACTTGTGTCTAATACATTGCTCAAACAAAGTATTATGAAGTGACCCCCGAAATTGTTTCTGCCTTAGTGACGATGGTTGTGTTGTTTCGTTTCTGTTTGTCGATAAGCTTTCATTGCGGATACTCACGTATTTGTAATATTGATCAGCATTTGAGTTGAAATAACAAAAAGACgacaaaaaacaacaattttccAATCGAGTTGCTTATTACGATGAGTAATTAATTACTTTCTACATAAGTAAGTCGTGTAAGAATTAATTATGTAGGTAGTATAATGAATTTATATTGTAATTTAGCTAATGTATAACGTTTTAATTATGATTGTAAAACTGTTATCGTTATTAAACATatctgtcataaataaaaagtttatGCTGCAACTGTTACACCCTTCATGTACCTTTGCCCTTCCCAACATATTCACATGTGACGTTTCCTCGGTGTTCTCAATTCCTTTGGTTGACTGAAGAGAAGATTTTGCCCCGTTTTACACTTACAAGAAATTCGTTATTCATTTTTGGTTAATGGATGCAACCAGTAATACACTGAATGCAATATCAGAAAAAAGTATGAATGCAAAACATCTCTATTATTCCTATCATAGATTACATTACTTAATTTAGTAAAACAGAGAATTTTTGTGAgcgaaaaactaatttaaaatctcttctgtggaaaaaaatttaaacgtaaCATGataagatttatttatttaagtatcattttttgattttaaatgtaTTACCTATTAAATTCGCTTCGTTCATAATTCAAGTATGAGCAGGAAGATtttggtgaaaaataaatcagaAAAGATTTGACGAAAGATGCGTCTAATGTAGGGGAATTCTGCAAGGCTGAATCAGTGTGGCCAAGTGACATCAGTGATCAAGAGAGACATGTTAAATCACTCGCACAGCATGAACGACAGTTTTTACGCCAAAGCAAAAACCCTCAAAAAATTGTAGCacgtaacaaaataaattcgtgTTATAATAgctaattttttgacacaattGCTAGATAATTGATCAACCCACATAACCACCCTCAAAAACATCTCCACTTTATTGTTTGGAAATGCTATAACAGTTCTCATTTAAGTCTTTCTTCAACGTTTGCTTTCGCTCGAAATTCGCACTTATCACAGCTAAAGCATATAACAAGTATCTGCTCACAGATGTTTTTTcttatgttgttttatttggtcgtttcttttcgttttatatttgcaCTTATCACATCTTAACCATCCCGGGCAATGACTGTTTTTATGGTATTTTAGGTAGTCCTTTCTCTTCGTCTCAAATTCACATTTATCACAGATGTACCACTGGAtagcatctgctgagagatgtCTTATCGTATGTCGTTTTAATTGGTCCTTccgtttcgttttaaattcgcatttatcacagctataccactGGATGGCATCTGTTGAAAGCTGAATTGTCTTATGTTCTTTAATGTCTCTGTTATATTTCGTTTTGCATTCCCctttatcacagctataccactGAACCGCATTggctgagagatgaattttcttatgtcGCGTTAGGCTGTCGTTGCGTTTCGTCCTAAATTCGCACTTATCACAGCTAAACCAATGAACAGCATTTGCTGAGTGTCGAAGTTTCTTATGTTTTAGCAGATTGAAATGACTTTTAGATTTAAGCTGACATTCGTTACAATGAAACCAGTGTACAGCTTCGGGAGGGGCATGGCTATAGTTTAGGTGTTCCCTTagatgattttttgtttttcctttgtaattgcaatggaaacaatgaaatttttcgTTGCGGTGAGATGGGTGCCTTGCGTTCTggtgttttttcaaaactgttgCCCCTTTTCTCCTTTTGTAACAATACTCACGTCGGTACGACTTCTCATCACTACAAGATGCTGTATCTACTTTCTCACATTCTTCTTCTGTATCAAAACATGAACCATCGAAATGTTTGATCCACAGTAAAACAGAATATGTTTCAAACGAGCACTTCGGACAAATATAGCTTTTTACTTCACTATCACTTTTTGGTTGATCTTGCACACAATCAGTGTCTTTTCTGTGATATTCCCTGAGATGTTGctttaaaataacaacaagatcgctttcaaaattgcagttcTTGCAGTAGTGGTTTTCCAAATCGTTTCTTTCGCAGCTGGATGATTCGAGTGGTAACTGGTAACGTTTCGCGTGATTCACCATGTGAAAAAGTGATTTGGTCACGCAAGGGCATCTCTTGCAATTGTGAATATTTCCGTAGCCACATTTCGGGATACTCTCGGTATATtcgaaattttgcattttgatttcataatctgaaaatttcatttgacgtcaatacaaaaaaaaaacagctaATCAAAACATGTAGGTAcgtagttatttacattagagtatggtaggggtattttacagcgcgaaaacCAGGTTTCAGTCTGTAAGTTGGAGTGCTGTAAGTGTAAAAtacctataatctgtttcagaATCAAAAATCCACTGCATTTTAtgtcgaaaatacaaccgacaacgtcgccaacttttgcttttagtgtgtttgcaagtgtcagaaaaaagtggggttatgaaagaaaactgttgacagtcgtttaggtcgtaattcatcgtgtttttttcactcaaaagctatgatatggtagctactacctttttgtacataataattattttgtgttacgtaaaaaactcaacaattcaatgtcaaattttggcgggaggttgggccaacccaaaaaatgaaacttattctagggatttctttttttctgccaacataattccacaggtggtggatttttgattttgaaacagattatactctcgtgtcaaaaatggattactccctagaattcgaacttttagggaaataacgtttttcatgttgtgtgtaactagaattttcaaaagttattttgaatgcctaaggttggttactttgaattgagagattaaatccaaataaatatgccgccagtaaccaaatttgattgtgaaatgaaaaatcatctatcacttagcgagaaattagtcatttgcaactgttaaaattaatttgctgtcttacatttttgggatatcttttgtttgtcaccagaaactacatagcctccaacctaaccaaatttatggcaacctagtaacgaatatccctaaatcctagggaataatccatttttgacacgagagtaccGTACATTTGTATTATGCTTGTTTTACACAGTCAAAAAAATTGACGAATAAATTCATAAATTGATTCATGAAGAAATTCatgaataaattgaaaatgtgaaaGTGTTTTACACGACCAAAGTTTTGCGCACAATAAACTAGGGACTTTTGCACCGCTAATGTGTGAATGTGTTGCCAACTTTATCCATTAAACTTGTCGGGATGACAATGTTATGACACCGTCCATGCTTTTGACTTGAAGTTTTGACTTTGACACTAACCCATCCCATAACCTAAATTTCTAACAACCGGTACGTTTTCGTGTTAACTCATACCATTCCGTTGTTTCATTTAACCGCTCCGGTCAACAATAAATAACCCGGTCTCTCACGAAAATAACCTTAAtgctatattattatttaaagtaCCTCACCTTTCAatatcaaaacaaataaacactATAATATAAACGATGACAATAATACGCCAGTTGCCGAAACGATATTCTCACATGTGACTTGACAGTCTTCACACTAAAGTTGGTACAAATTTATAAACCGCAATGTAACTAGAATTCTCCAAAAAATTCACGAAAAATTAGAGCTGGTtctattttgacaatttattcatcaatttattgtcgtcaatttattcaCGACAATTTTGTATATTACACGCAACAAAAAATTCATCAATTTCTTTGACCGTGTAAAACAAGCATtatattagacttttcggctgaccaaatgtttaattttgcacttttgcagatttttatgaaataataaaaatgtcaaccTTTTAGACATACACAGCTGCCAAGCCGATAGGTATTTTCcctattatgattatttattagtcaatAAAAACATCTCATCGATTAATTCAACTACGCAAGAAAAcatttgtaacaatttttccCCTTAAAAACTTTTGTTGATGAAGATCTAGACCTAAAGAACAGACGCGCTAAATTGCAACCACTCCACCCTTTCCACCCCACTCCCACTTTCCAAGTCCCGACTTCACCCCTAACGACAACCAAACTTCGACTAATTAACCCCGAGTGTCACCCCGAACAAAACCCGTGGACCTTATCGGAAGCGCTTCCGCTCCAAACATGCAGTTACCAAGTCATCGTCATGGATACGTTTACAATGAGTCCCAAACAGTTCAATGGTTTGTCTTCGGCGTCCGACCGACacgaaaatgtaaataattgaCAAATCCGTCGGAAAATGTAAACACCAAGTGGCCACATGTCATAATGACGTCGACTTTGACTCGAGGAGTGTGATGTGCCGTGACGCGGCTTCGTTTCCGGTTTGTGGCGGGAGTCGGTGAGAGAAATGGCGCTGAGCGAAAAGGCGGCCAACCGGAGGCCCACCATCCATCCGAAGGCGTTGTTGGAGATCAACCAGAGCGCGCTGCAGACGCTCAATGTGACCGAGGAGACGGCGGAGCTCGCGTACACTTACTCGAGCTCACCGAGGGCGCTCTACACCAACAGGAAGATGATCCTGGGAAGGTAAATTTGAGATTTGGAGGGGGCGTTtgggtggatgcgccgggatacAAACAATCCAAAACTGATTCTTTGAATTGTATTTGTCCTTACTGTAGTGAACaatgttaattttgttttggcaTTTTAGATACAGCAGTCCAACGATTAGTTGATTCCGGCGGATCTATTAACCAATCTGTTCATTTGCAACAACGAACAGTTATAGGACTACAAatacaaatagaaaaaatttattgttgttagtTCATCAACtaacgttggattttccctgTCAAATTGTTGTCATGTTGAAAACCTGCTCctcctttcctagtaattttcacattatcgtgttggaaaaatttgacgtctttaattttgagTGTTAGTTTGACTtgtgaaataaagtcacaggttttttaataaaattctattcgtGTCCTATTCATGGGTAATATTACCATGGCGGAAAGAAAAAGGAAGGTTTTATTAACagctaatttgaaaattgcgttAATTAAATGTAGCCAAGAACTGAAAAATCCCTATCAAGTTGACTTGTTGACAGCaaataacataacctctactTTACAGTCTACGCATGGCAtggcaaaaaattaaataatttgaccttgacgaggaaaatccaacgtgaatgaacTATAGTTATGAACTTTATGAACTTAGCAAACACGAATTAATTGAGTATGAGATCTATAAACGTTACTAAACCAATACGAAGTTAAACTAGCAAAAAACTGTCTCACATTGTAATTTTCttactaaattattttataatcaaaATTGAATCTCAGGTGTTAGATGTTATGATATCTATCAAGCAGTAATGATATAAATACCGAATAACTATAAAAcgttgtgacatttttttttatgttggcAATACAAATGTTGGTCATTACGATGACAATTGCGTGTTTGACATTAGACATAGGCGTACGCGGTTGAAAAGGGGgcgtaaaaaagaaaattaattgaattaattaaaaaactaaaaaaaaatgtgtattttgAGAAACATATGACATAAAGTAAAAGTTAGTGATTGGGgaaaatgttcgaaatgaaaTCTATCTTGCTCAAGATAACATTGAActcttatttaaattattgaaaacattGGTTCGCAATTCGGATCCCAAATTTGCTTGGCATCTTCAACTGCTTGCAGTTCTTCATGAAGAGGGGGCTGGTCAGGTGATTGTCTTGGTCACAGCTCTACGCATATCGACAGTCTCATCATAAAAAGAAGTCCTGCATGTTATTTCTAATGGCCGTTTGCACCGTCAATACTAAGTAATGCTTAAGTATTGGACCAGACTTAAGTTGCCGATTTCATTTGCACCGCTACCAAATGGTTTCTTAAGCTGTGCCTAAGTTAAGCCCCCGAATATTCCTGTCCTAACTTTTAGGCAATGCTTGGCACATGCGTATAAGATATTTTGTTCGGACTTGTGATGTTGATGGCGCTGGCGCGAAATTATCCATTTCTTGTCGGTTGTCGAAGCTTCGCATCGGCGAatcttttacattaaattattagatCAGCAAATTTGTTACTATTTTATCATGAGTTGCCAGGTAAGGTTATGGGACAAACGGCTGTCTATAGCCGAATTAACTGAGCAGCAGCTGAAGAGGAATGTGGAGTTTGACgaagaaaaacgaaaaatggAGATGCAAATTCTACAAGTAGAATtagagttaaaaaaagaacaattaaaaaaattaagaactggaacaacaaTTCTgtattgtaataatttttttattataaatttgcaaaatgattATTTATAAATCCATTTCTAATGTCTCTATTGGCATGGTCCTCTGCATTTGGATTTATAGGTGGTACTTGTCAAATTTGGATCATTTCTTCCAAAACATTGTGTTCTATGCCCTCAGCAGGTGGTGCTTCTTGTTCATTGTTTAACTTGGCAAAGTTGTGTAGCACTCCTGCAGCAATAATTACTGTCAAAGCAGTGTCCATTTTTAACCGTAGGCCATATGCAAGTACAGGAAATTCAATATGGGTGTTAAAAAGTATGGTCGTAGGGGTGATCCACTATCACCTGAGTAAATACATTATTGTAAACTTATTGATGTAATTTGTGGATTTTGCACATTACTTAACAATACacaattggaaaaatgtccAGCATCAAACCTTGCTTACCTACACACAACTACTGTTAAAAATTGTGGCATCATGTGCTgaaaataagtacatatttatatgATTGCTACTTTATTTGTCTGTATTTCTTACAAATCTGTAGGATGTTCGATGTTCTATCTCATCTTCAATTAACTCTAACAAATTCAATGTTGTTTTGCTTGGTTAGGCTAAAAAGGaatgcaatttattttaaaattttgattattttattacattagctAGGTTTGTGAGTGACTATAGGTACTTACCGGAATCTCTTATAAAAACCTTATTCATCAAGAGTATCGAAATGCTCAGAATTATTTTGAGGATATCAAAATCGTCCTCGAATATATCGTCGTTGCTGTTTTCAAGATAATTAGCCATCAtgtaaaaaaagtcaaaaacacTATCGTTAACCGTTCTCTGTAATGATAACAATAACAGAGAAGTGGTTAGAAACACCTGTCAAAAATCTAGTTTGTAACTAAGTTTATACCAACCGCCGCCAATATTACTAGAATTTTGCTGTGTTGCCAAATTGAATAGACCTTACCGTCGCTTACATTTAAGGAGTGCTTAACTATCTACGGTGCAAAGGATGAGAGACTTAGGTAAGACATAACTTTAAGTCTTTCCTAAGGTAAGTAATGCTTAGCTACAAAACGGTGCAAACGGGCATAAGTGAATTGTTGTTGGAGCTGGCATGATTGGATTCGTGGGAAAAGATGAGGGGGTGGGAGTTGTTGAACCAAGGAATATGTGTGAAGGCgtaaatgtgattttttctttAGAATTTTTCTTGAGGGAAAGTCCGAAAATGGAGGGAAACGAAAGCAAGAACAAGAACACGACATTCCACTTCTTCTTCTGGATACAAAACACGCAAATAATGCTGCACCGATTGTTGTGAATATTTCGAATaaccattttcattaataaaatccCTTCGGAATTATGCCattgtaataaatatgttGTGTTCAACAGTGAAAATGAATTACTTAAcaataaatatcaaaataacTTTGCATGCCAACTGCCAGTGTTTTAATCAGCTTTCCTAAGTTCATGTTTCAAAAGTATTACCAACCTATCAAAAATagtcacaaaattttatagtATCTGAGTATACAAATGAAAATCGAATAAGAacatttgagttttttttacataatttttgcgTGTAAATACACGGAAACGGAGTTTCGGCCGTTCCTCCcgactcaccctgtatatgttttTATctcgataaaattaaaattttaatccaatttaagtCTTGGCGCTAAACTCatggaaataaaacaatattggTAAAGTATAAAATACCTCCGTACTTGtaaataatatacatatttgacTGTTATTGGCGTCATGTCATTTATATTAATGTTTATCACACGTAAGGTTTAGATATTTaagaatttcgaatttcagGTATTTTTGTCGAAGATTGCATGTCCTATCCATTCTTaatgaatattttgtaaatattttatcacaGCTGTctaataatgttaattaaaGAAGGactttatacattttttaaaagctttgaacaaatagaatttcaaatttctgaCAATGTTAGAACTGTAATATTTGAGATGAAAAGATGACAAAGAACTTTAGTAAATATTATCATTTTACCATTATCGCTTAGACTAGATTTGTTGTTAAGCattctccaaaaaaaaaacattcttttaGTCTAGTTTCGTTGTCAGGAAAGTATCTGATAATGTTTTTAGTTGGTTTAGAAATGCccaattaaataaaaccaaaAGTACCAATAGAAAAACGATTAACAATTACTTCATTTTggagaaaatttcaaaatattttattgacgatcTGCAAGTACTCAAATactgaattttgaatttaagtattttattcacaatcagtTAGAACGGAGGTACAGTTTTTCGAACACCTTGAAAAGGTTGGAAAATGAACAATTCCACGCCTACATTTCAACCGGTCTGAAGTAGTATAAAAAAGAAGCCAGTAATGAGACGTAATTGGTCAGAAATTAAACCGTTCCCTGTGGGGGCGTTACTATCGCACCAGTTGCGAAAATCTCTGTACGTTTTTTGGTATCGTACCTACCTAGTTtgcttttcttttttgaaattattttatttgttctgataaaataaagcattaatcAAAAACGACAGAAGTGTTATAATTATTTCTATGAATTAAACCTACATACCCCagttcccaaaaaatttttttacaatatgtTACAATTCTACCAGGAAGTCTaaatgtatgtatatttttttccaccTTATCTTTTTAACCCAAAACAGTGTCAAacaagattttaattttcttgtattaattgaaataattatcCGTTCATGAACCCTAAATTCTTGTTGATTATCGTGATATTTTCCACTCTCTAAATTAACGAAACTAtgcaaatacatttttattcggCTTTATTAGGATAGGTCACgacaaaaacattttaccACTGCAATCAACTATCCCGTTCAGTGATTTACGTAGCCATGCGGTTATAATTTTGTCAGAACTTAACAACAGTtcattatgtcaaaattttcaccgGCTACGGTTTACAACCATGAATTATGGCGGGCATAAAGTTTCAGGAAATGCTATAGTTAATTGAtcagtaaataataataatggtaatgaTGAAATCagtacaaacaaaataaaatccggcctcgatgccgtgTCCGCTTTTTTTGACGATCGTCATTCAATCAGTTAAGCAATGTTGGGCGTGATCGGTGTTTGGATGGGTACCGGCCTGGATGCCGTGCCCCTtttgttataataattacaataataaatacattctgTAGTTATTAACGTGATGTAtgatgaataatttttttcagtttttatgtggcaaaatataatttttgaaattaaaaatttctgagCTTTAACTAATAATTTCtgaaagaataaaaattatagagtTGCGTGTCGAATATTGTAAGTAACAAAACTGCTTTTGTTTGCttagaacaaaaaaaccgtattatttaaatacattgaacaatgataagtgaatttcaaaaaatgtcacacAAAATGCAGACCTTGAAAGGAGAGATGAAAAGATAACTTTTGTTACACACAAAGAGCTCCCAATAAATTTCTATGGATTCCTTTTAGCGCTGAATacctacataaaaaattaaaaatataccgCCGCCGATAGTTCAACAATTGGAAAAGAAACCGTGTCATATTTATAACGTGGAACTTGTAAGTTTTCGGTCGCCGCCACCGCCACCGCCTCTCCTTCACACTCCGCTCCTTTGCATATTTAATTCCGATAATGAGAATTGCcgtcaataaaattattttccgacTCTCTTGATCGATAGGCCTGAAAAGGTGAACGCACTTGGGGGTCCAAGGTCAGAGTGACTGAAACTCCTGTCCACCCTCGCACGCGAGAGACACGCAAGTTGATCGCCGCCGCCGGACGTCAGAcggggcggcggcggcggcaccGGTACAAGTGTTGGATGGCGGGGCTTCCGTCACGAATCTTCTTTGTATGCAAAATTGGCGGGTGATGGGGTAAATTaccttttaatttgtttatggAATGGACGTTTCGAATTTTTGCTGGTCATGAATGCGAAGGGAAGGAAAATTTGACGGACGAAatgaaggaaataaaagattataaatattaaaaaattgtagtcGTAGTTGATAGGGTAATGTACCTAGTGAAGTTTCACGAGTCAGATATCAGTACATAAGGCGTAACTGCTAGAAATGCATAATCTTACATACATACAGTgtgatcgaaaaaaaaactcgGCTGAGCCTCGGCAAGAAACtaagactcggacgaaaaagatgcactttttggccttcaTACAcaaatatctattttattatacTCACGTATATTAAAAACAAGCATTTTTAGCATTTTAAAGTCATATTCgaacaaaaatacattttcgtTGGATTTGAAccttaaaaattcattttaagattttttaaaaattatttatcattcCAATTGTAACAAAGCACGATTTTCTGTGTGCATTTTATATTAACCATGAACCGACGTAAATGAAACCTGAACTGTTTAAATGTCTGTTTAATGACATGTTAGACATAAATCAGATAACAACCGCCAGTCAGTAACATGattagaataaaataataaaaattgacatGACCTCGCCTAATGATCACTTTTTTTCCTATTAATGTGGAATTTAGGTaactaaatttattgttttattattgtccCAGTGGCCTACCTTAATACTATTAAATATAATACGCTACAAAAAGAATTGGACCACAATGGAAAATGTAATTACATATACCGgtattgaggttatggtacGTGGAAtatagaaataataataatagtaagaACACGTACGTCGCATAATTTGAACACATACTGAGTACTCATTAAAGCAGTGCAATTAGTCTCACtcatcactctgtatatttgtGTGGAAGTAAATAATTTCAGTCGATAACTACCTGTCATGGTTCGGTGAGTATAAAAATTGAGTTCTTGTAACTGTGTCACACAATACTAATGTTTTATCTAAAGtcgtgtaaaaaataaatcgattcTTAGGGGTATTACAGTTCGTTCGATTCAGGCCAGAAGACaaataataatggaaataGTCAATTGCTCGAAAGAGAACGTcgttacaaatttaatttaagcaGGTGGGATGGACTGGGATGATTGGACAcactttattaattaaaataatgtgTACACTTCATaacgtaatagttatttacgcaaCGTGTGTGTAAAGAACTACTTTTTATACCAGCAGGCAATTTACACACGagggcaataaaaaaatattacaaaaaaaaaattatataatttcgAAACATGAATCAAGTATGTAGCATAATTTTCTACTGTCATTCCGTAACTTAGGTAACCAACTAAAATGGTGATTTTAGTTTGAATTTTCTTctagaaatgtattttttgaaaGGTTGGCAATGTCAGAGAATTTAATGGGACAAAATTAAGTAGTTTGTTACCTCTTTAAGAAACGGAAGTGGTATTCGATTTTTCATGTTTGTCATCTAACAGATTAGATCACTGAGTAAGGTTTGgtaataacaaattttgatGTAATGCAATCAATCGTTAACTAATGGAATCGATTGGATAAATAACAAACCGATTATAAACGGTCAAAGGTTTTACGATTGAAGTTCGTAGACCTTTGTAAAGCGCGTTTTTGATAAACAAGATTTTTATAAGTGGGGGGGGGGGTGTGCTTAAATCCCAAAATTAAAGGTATCAACTTGAAATTCAATAGTTTGATGGTTGGACAtcaataaaatagttatttttgatatatgtatatttttccTACTTCgtcaaaatattgttttttggcAATGAGTAATTTACTAAGAAGAGGATCCGTTCAACTCTAAAACGAGGGAAAAAATGCTTAATTTCTATTGAGGTAGTTGAAaaaattgattgtttttcttAACAAACAATGGAGTTTTATGCGTGTTGCATTCTTAGTCGTTCTTGAATAATTACGACAGTAAAGGATGTGTAAAATATatcattgaaaaatttacttcaGAAGAACGTTCACCTTAACGAtctaattttatatttattgtctACGATGACATCTTCTGGACaaggaaataatttataaaccagGAATAACCTTTAAAgattgtcaaataaactatACAGATAGACAATTAACTTCAATATGACGTAAGAGAGAATAGTAGAAGTTTTGAGGATCTGCTGAAATACTGGTGGAT includes the following:
- the LOC138132220 gene encoding PR domain zinc finger protein 5-like; protein product: MQNFEYTESIPKCGYGNIHNCKRCPCVTKSLFHMVNHAKRYQLPLESSSCERNDLENHYCKNCNFESDLVVILKQHLREYHRKDTDCVQDQPKSDSEVKSYICPKCSFETYSVLLWIKHFDGSCFDTEEECEKVDTASCSDEKSYRREYCYKRRKGATVLKKHQNARHPSHRNEKFHCFHCNYKGKTKNHLREHLNYSHAPPEAVHWFHCNECQLKSKSHFNLLKHKKLRHSANAVHWFSCDKCEFRTKRNDSLTRHKKIHLSANAVQWYSCDKGECKTKYNRDIKEHKTIQLSTDAIQWYSCDKCEFKTKRKDQLKRHTIRHLSADAIQWYICDKCEFETKRKDYLKYHKNSHCPGWLRCDKCKYKTKRNDQIKQHKKKHL